Proteins encoded by one window of Aspergillus chevalieri M1 DNA, chromosome 6, nearly complete sequence:
- the cprA gene encoding NADPH--hemoprotein reductase cprA (COG:C;~EggNog:ENOG410PGVU;~InterPro:IPR023208,IPR001433,IPR001094,IPR017927, IPR001709,IPR023173,IPR029039,IPR008254,IPR017938, IPR039261,IPR003097;~PFAM:PF00175,PF00258,PF00667;~TransMembrane:1 (o6-24i);~go_function: GO:0003958 - NADPH-hemoprotein reductase activity [Evidence IEA];~go_function: GO:0010181 - FMN binding [Evidence IEA];~go_function: GO:0016491 - oxidoreductase activity [Evidence IEA];~go_process: GO:0055114 - oxidation-reduction process [Evidence IEA]): MAQLDILDVAVLVVLLVGSVAYFTKGTYWAVPKTSAATPATNGVAKPGKTRNIVEKMDETGKNCVIFYGSQTGTAEDYASRLAKEGSQRFGLKTMVADLEDYDYDQLDTFGEDKIAFFVLATYGEGEPTDNAADFYQFVTSDDVAFESGASADDKPLSSMKFVAFGLGNNTYEHYNAMVRHIDTALTKLGAQRIGAAGEGDDGAGTMEEDFLAWKEPMWAALSESMTLEERDAVYEPVFSVSEEDSASPDDENVYLGEPTQGHLEGQPKGPFSPHNPFIAPIVESRELFNVKDRNCLHMEISIAGSGLNYQTGDHIAVWPTNAGIEVDRFLQVFGVDDKRHTVINIKGLDVTAKVPIPTPTTYDAAVRYYLEICAPVSRQFIATLAAFAPDEEIKAEIVRLGSDKDYFHEKITDKCYNIAQALQSLTSKPFTAVPFSLIIEGINKLQPRYYSISSSSMVQKDKISITAVVESTQLPGASHIVKGVTTNYLLALKQKQNGDPSPDPHGLTYDITGPRNKYDGIHVPVHVRHSNFKLPSDPAKPIIMVGPGTGVAPFRGFIQERAALAAKGQNVGTTVLFFGCRKSDEDFLYNDEFKTYQNQLGDSLKIVTAFSREGAQKVYVQHRLREHATLVSDLLKQKANFYVCGDAANMAREVNLVLGQIIAEHRGFGPERGEEMVKHMRSSGSYQEDVWS, from the exons ATGGCACAACTCGATATTCTCGACGTGGCCGTCCTGGTGGTGCTTCTGGTGGGTAGCGTTGCCTACTTCACTAAGGGTACTTACTGGGCGGTCCCTAAGACCTCTGCTGCGACTCCGGCGACGAATGGAGTTGCAAAGCCCGGCAAAACTAGGAACATTGTGGAAAAGATGGACGAAACTGGCAAGAACTGTGTTATTTTCTATGGATCGCAGACCGGAACCGCCGAGGACTATGCGTCTCGGTTGGCTAAGGAAGGATCGCAGCGCTTTGGCTTGAAGACTATGGTTGCTGATCTCGAGGATTACGATTACGACCAGTTGGACACTTTCGGTGAAGACAAGATCGCATTCTTTGTGCTTGCGACTTATGGTGAGGGTGAGCCCACGGACAATGCGGCCGACTTCTACCAGTTTGTCACTTCCGACGACGTGGCTTTCGAGAGTGGTGCCTCCGCTGATGACAAGCCTCTGTCTTCGATGAAGTTTGTCGCCTTTGGCCTTGGAAACAACACCTATGAGCACTACAACGCTATGGTCCGTCACATCGATACCGCCCTCACGAAGCTGGGTGCGCAGCGCATTGGTGCTGCCGGTGAAGGTGACGATGGCGCGGGTACCATGGAAGAAGACTTCCTGGCCTGGAAGGAGCCGATGTGGGCTGCTCTGTCGGAATCTATGACCCTGGAAGAACGTGACGCTGTCTACGAACCGGTATTCTCTGTGTCGGAGGAAGACTCGGCCAGCCCTGATGATGAGAACGTCTACCTCGGTGAACCGACTCAAGGCCATCTGGAAGGTCAGCCCAAGGGTCCTTTCTCTCCGCACAACCCGTTCATTGCCCCCATTGTTGAATCTCGCGAATTGTTCAACGTCAAGGACCGGAACTGTCTGCATATGGAGATCAGCATCGCTGGAAGTGGCCTTAACTACCAGACTGGTGATCACATCGCGGTGTGGCCGACCAACGCCGGAATTGAAGTCGATCGGTTCCTCCAGGTCTTTGGTGTCGATGACAAGCGTCACACGGTTATCAACATCAAGGGTCTTGATGTTACCGCTAAGGTCCCTATTCCGACCCCCACCACCTACGATGCCGCCGTCCGCTACTACTTAGAAATCTGCGCTCCCGTGTCCCGTCAGTTCATTGCGACTTTGGCTGCTTTTGCTCCCGACGAGGAGATCAAGGCAGAGATCGTGCGCCTGGGTAGCGACAAGGATTACTTCCACGAGAAGATCACCGATAAGTGCTACAACATCGCCCAAGCCCTGCAGAGCCTCACCTCCAAGCCGTTTACCGCCGTCCCCTTCTCGCTGATCATCGAAGGCATCAACAAGCTTCAGCCTCGCTACTACTCTATCTCGTCTTCGTCTATGGTGCAGAAGGATAAGATCAGTATCACTGCTGTCGTCGAGTCTACTCAACTGCCTGGTGCTTCCCACATTGTCAAGGGTGTTACTACGAACTATCTCCTGGCtctgaagcagaagcagaacgGTGACCCTTCGCCCGATCCTCATGGCTTGACCTACGATATTACCGGCCCTCGCAACAAGTACGATGGAATCCACGTGCCTGTCCATGTCCGTCACTCCAACTTCAAGCTTCCCTCGGACCCGGCGAAGCCGATTATCATGGTCGGTCCCGGTACCGGTGTTGCTCCTTTCCGTGGTTTCATTCAGGAACGTGCTGCCTTGGCTGCTAAGGGCCAGAACGTTGGCACTACGGTGCTGTTCTTTGGTTGCCGCAAGAGTGATGAGGATTTCTTGTACAATGATGAGTTCAAG ACCTACCAGAACCAGCTTGGTGACTCCCTGAAGATCGTCACGGCCTTTTCGCGTGAAGGTGCCCAGAAGGTCTATGTCCAGCACCGGTTGCGCGAGCACGCCACTCTGGTCAGCGATCTCCTCAAGCAGAAGGCCAACTTCTACGTTTGTGGAGATGCAGCTAACATGGCCCGGGAAGTCAACCTCGTTCTTGGTCAGATCATTGCCGAACACCGTGGCTTTGGACCTGAACGTGGTGAGGAAATGGTCAAGCACATGCGCAGCAGCGGTAGCTACCAGGAAGACGTCTGGTCATGA
- the TAO3_1 gene encoding cell morphogenesis protein PAG1 (COG:S;~EggNog:ENOG410PGFZ), translated as MASHPFIKTGPVQQSNTPMPLIPDDSSPVSHHSLASPPDRFVSRSTPASAVHSREASAATTRGRALDPSAVNTSSLQPKNNRRGQSHSKSPETSGPSRPNLGYDAGLERRPSNSSYGHHRQTSIVHGIQHSRNPSFAASSTSNSPLSPELIASLGRGGGISSGAGAHDQELPSFGRLEQPDMQSTYQSPGANGSSHGLQGSSEDQNVPSIVNGSPASHVHRRMNSNGRTWQDRSHSRSHSRHYIELRTVGEYALHHLFNSVRYTSPFED; from the exons A TGGCTTCGCATCCTTTTATCAAAACTGGCCCCGTCCAGCAGTCCAATACCCCGATGCCCCTCATACCCGACGATTCGAGCCCTGTGTCGCACCATAGCCTCGCATCTCCACCGGATCGTTTCGTTTCAAGGAGTACTCCCGCATCCGCGGTGCATAGTCGGGAAGCCTCTGCTGCGACTACTAGAGGGAGAGCGTTGGATCCTTCCGCCGTGAATACCTCGTCTTTACAACCTAAGAACAACCGTCGTGGTCAATCCCATTCCAAGAGCCCCGAGACTTCTGGACCCTCTCGCCCCAATTTAGGATACGATGCTGGACTAGAACGACGCCCATCCAACTCCTCCTACGGCCATCACCGCCAGACGTCGATTGTTCATGGAATCCAACACTCCCGTAACCCGAGCTTTGCCGCTTCGTCGACCTCGAATAGTCCTCTGAGTCCCGAACTGATCGCATCGCTgggtcgtggtggtggtattaGCAGTGGCGCTGGCGCCCATGATCAGGAACTCCCGTCATTCGGACGTCTGGAACAGCCCGATATGCAGTCAACCTACCAAAGCCCCGGAGCCAACGGTTCGAGCCATGGATTACAGGGATCATCGGAGGATCAAAATGTTCCGAGCATCGTCAATGGCAGTCCGGCAAGCCATGTTCACAGAAGGATGAACTCAAATGGGAGAACATGGCAGGACCGCTCGCATAGTCGTTCGCATTCGAGACATTACATTGAATTGAGAACGGTGGGCGAATATGCCTTGCACCATCTTTTCAACTCGGTGAGATATACTTCTCCGTTTGAGGATTAA
- the TAO3_2 gene encoding cell morphogenesis protein PAG1 (BUSCO:EOG092601YK;~COG:S;~EggNog:ENOG410PGFZ;~InterPro:IPR025614,IPR025481,IPR016024,IPR029473, IPR039867;~PFAM:PF14225;~go_process: GO:0000902 - cell morphogenesis [Evidence IEA]), with protein MYVAVQALPRCLSDHIPFNSLINLLCTGTAHVQTNIAMSSAESLKAIARQSHAQQVTIGFARFIFNFDARYSTMSDEGMLGPGHIESTLRLYVELLGIWIEEIKQKTKGAGTDLGDKSSTGSRALQLDLSTVLAHVEEIESHGLFFLCSQSRRVRAFAITVLRLITEFDNALGKENTRIIRILEADSQHILDVNDEQLTVAERSRVQKGKRKSALQNTLIELCSSEVSYDSTLWSKVFPNIVRISFETCPFAVTLGREIVCARLVQMHKTITALAENPRPPYYGPVDVTQARTFGRNSMTAEILVEQWKLYLVMACTTLNSVGAQSQSQLANAQHARKSSKGQQQSQDKISSARSLFAFVIPLLSAERDSIRSAIVAALGSINKNLYRTLLESLQYAVTTCNEEAKMRIGVHYRSPSSPRRSRKTDRLRTEVTHVYKLTSHFLREPEVYNDDWIVNNLVTYTKDLRIFLSDSEVQNDWEFQRLRFHYCGLMEELFEAINRIGDSSRWIPFESRKSAFSLMEDWCGYSPNQSQISQREEHMRKFAHHEGEMRNTAAAMEIEKKNLRAAALSAMASLCAGPISITTETGVVLQFDVGRMLSWVGIIFNTISDKWHAIGRRALKNLIIHNKEHSYLLERSIEMCYVTERPKALESYFEVVTQVLIENTDYQFNFWRILGAVLVTLGNQKREIRMKSAKLLRILEERQQKSSRLQDFDISISDKTTAVYKLAQFETSRRLAKQHSDLAFTLFSEFALHFRNIRPDSQRNMVAAILPWVQTMELQVDPNGGPTAKSYMLLANLFEITIRSSTILPNEVQALWQALATGPHGGNVQLVLDFIINLCLERKEQNFVEYAKQVVVFLSGTLAGSKVIEFFLMQVIPKNMVQERKEITPAPPDTKSLPYVADLGAVLPVGNKQAGLSLGQVALIFLVDLMVAPVTLALEDVVKLLHVVLILWDHYTVTVQEQAREMLVHLIHELVAAKIEDDAPVETRQAVEDFVESIRKSDAKVVWDYEDNSDKEDIDEASRVPLSMSTVTRQVVDFFSLAYEGVNDLWAKEALNWATSCPVRHLACRSFQIFRCISTSLDSRMLADMLARLSNTIADEEADYQTFSMEILTTLKIIISSLSPADLLRYPQLFWTTCACLNTIHETEFIESIGMLEKFMDNIDMSDPVVVTQLIEGQPPRWEGGFDGLQNLVYKGLKSSESLSRTLDILHRLSGLPNNQLIGDGSRLLFTILANLAHFLHQFDSEVDDPKTLARATMLARVAESENCPRLAASLLGFANGQYKAEGDFLNHIISEIRSYYFPRQDVHGLIFLMGLLTNTTDWFRIKVMNVLCALIPDIDMRRGEVTCHGPDLISPLLRLLQTDLCPRALQVMDHIMTVSGNPMERHHLRMSMASSSSSRAIRKEYERIQSLYGIPEPTGWSIPMPATQSSITRHNVHAVFYTCAEVDLMEAQETAPTEVEFHADGYNDSFFPMRADTMKSIDTQMDGNMGDIVSKLDSLDDFFEETETINSSMTPASDTMLSGFSGSYVDTSENRYDQQTAPILRKSLARTASSSSFHNGLAESRPPNLRIDSSNVTSTPPLAPTQASRPASHARSVTSPVNHLFSPTSNPQNLTPSIGFNESAFFSDDEPEESMSDMDDRLIINKPAISHPLGPPTRSVTDGSHSLESMIRSGMRRLTGGAVTNREKERQREMIRAQQRAMVQTIGSPRVPKVPAEYLPSNPTSPGH; from the coding sequence ATGTATGTTGCGGTTCAGGCACTTCCTCGTTGCCTGTCTGACCATATTCCTTTCAACTCGTTAATCAACCTGTTGTGTACCGGGACCGCCCACGTTCAAACAAACATCGCGATGTCATCTGCCGAATCGCTCAAGGCTATCGCGCGGCAGTCGCACGCTCAGCAAGTTACTATTGGATTTGCCAGGTTCATCTTCAACTTCGACGCTAGATACTCTACAATGTCAGACGAAGGCATGCTAGGACCGGGGCACATTGAATCCACTCTGAGACTCTATGTTGAACTGCTGGGAATCTGGATAGAGGAGATCAAGCAGAAGACCAAGGGCGCGGGGACAGATCTTGGGGATAAGTCTAGTACCGGAAGCCGGGCATTGCAACTGGACCTTTCTACCGTCCTTGCGCACGTCGAAGAAATCGAGTCTCATGGACTGTTCTTCTTATGCTCACAATCGCGAAGGGTCCGTGCATTTGCCATTACGGTGCTTCGGCTGATCACGGAATTTGACAACGCCCTGGGCAAAGAGAATACGAGAATCATTAGAATTCTCGAAGCAGACTCGCAGCATATCTTGGATGTCAATGACGAACAACTCACAGTCGCCGAAAGGAGTCGCGTCCAAAAAGGCAAGCGAAAGAGTGCTTTGCAGAACACTCTGATCGAATTGTGCAGCAGCGAGGTGTCGTATGATTCGACTCTCTGGTCCAAGGTGTTTCCAAACATCGTTCGCATCAGCTTCGAGACGTGCCCTTTTGCAGTCACTCTGGGCAGAGAAATAGTCTGCGCAAGGCTGGTTCAGATGCACAAGACGATCACTGCACTTGCTGAGAATCCCCGTCCTCCTTACTATGGTCCAGTGGACGTTACACAGGCTCGTACATTTGGTCGTAACAGCATGACAGCCGAAATTCTAGTCGAACAGTGGAAGCTGTATCTGGTCATGGCGTGCACCACCCTGAACAGTGTTGGTGCGCAGTCGCAGAGCCAATTGGCAAATGCCCAGCATGCTCGGAAATCGTCCAAGGGTCAACAGCAATCGCAGGATAAGATCAGTTCAGCCCGGAGCCTGTTCGCGTTTGTCATTCCCTTACTTTCGGCTGAACGCGACTCCATCCGGAGTGCCATCGTGGCAGCCTTGGGTTCTATCAACAAGAACCTTTACCGTACCCTGCTTGAATCATTGCAGTACGCCGTTACGACCTGCAACGAAGAAGCCAAGATGAGAATCGGTGTACATTACCGATCCCCAAGCAGTCCTCGACGCAGCAGAAAGACGGACAGATTACGAACAGAGGTCACGCATGTTTACAAACTGACCTCTCACTTCCTTCGTGAACCTGAGGTGTACAATGACGACTGGATCGTCAACAACCTCGTTACCTACACCAAGGACTTACGCATATTCCTAAGCGATTCAGAGGTCCAGAATGACTGGGAATTCCAGCGATTACGGTTTCATTACTGTGGGTTGATGGAAGAGCTTTTCGAGGCTATCAACCGAATAGGAGACTCTTCTCGCTGGATACCATTCGAGTCACGAAAGTCTGCCTTTTCGCTGATGGAGGACTGGTGTGGATATTCTCCCAATCAGTCTCAGATCTCCCAAAGGGAGGAGCACATGCGGAAGTTCGCCCATCACGAAGGCGAAATGCGTAACACTGCTGCCGCCATGGAAATCGAGAAAAAGAATTTACGGGCGGCCGCTCTGAGTGCCATGGCGTCACTCTGCGCAGGTCCGATTAGTATCACTACAGAAACCGGCGTGGTGCTACAATTCGACGTTGGACGTATGCTGTCGTGGGTTGGTATTATCTTCAACACCATCAGCGATAAGTGGCACGCGATTGGCAGACGGGCACTCAAGAACCTCATCATCCACAACAAAGAGCATTCGTACCTGCTCGAGCGGTCGATTGAAATGTGCTATGTTACGGAGCGCCCGAAGGCTTTGGAGAGCTATTTCGAAGTGGTCACTCAGGTTCTCATAGAGAATACCGATTATCAATTCAACTTCTGGAGAATCCTCGGTGCTGTGCTCGTTACCCTCGGCAATCAGAAGCGCGAGATAAGAATGAAGTCTGCTAAGCTGCTTCGGATTCTGGAAGAACGTCAGCAGAAGAGTTCGCGACTCCAAGATTTCGACATCAGCATTTCTGACAAGACCACGGCCGTCTACAAACTTGCCCAGTTCGAGACGTCGAGGAGACTAGCAAAGCAGCACTCAGACTTGGCTTTTACTTTGTTCTCCGAGTTCGCATTGCACTTTAGGAATATTCGCCCTGACAGCCAGCGGAATATGGTCGCTGCTATTCTGCCGTGGGTGCAGACAATGGAACTCCAGGTTGATCCCAACGGTGGTCCGACTGCCAAGTCGTATATGCTGCTCGCGAATTTGTTCGAGATAACCATCCGCTCTAGCACCATATTACCGAATGAGGTACAAGCCCTCTGGCAGGCTCTGGCTACGGGCCCCCATGGCGGAAATGTGCAGCTAGTGCTCGATTTCATCATCAACCTCTGCCTCGAACGCAAAGAGCAGAACTTTGTCGAATACGCCAAGCAAGTTGTTGTATTCCTATCTGGGACACTCGCTGGGTCAAAGGTGATCGAGTTCTTCCTGATGCAGGTCATCCCCAAGAATATGGtgcaggaaaggaaagagatcaCCCCTGCTCCTCCGGATACCAAGAGCTTGCCGTATGTCGCGGATCTGGGTGCGGTGTTGCCAGTTGGTAATAAGCAAGCAGGTCTGTCGCTTGGTCAGGTAGCTTTGATCTTCCTGGTCGATTTGATGGTTGCTCCAGTCACACTGGCTTTGGAAGATGTTGTCAAGCTGCTCCATGTTGTCCTCATTCTCTGGGATCATTACACCGTCACTGTGCAAGAGCAGGCTCGGGAAATGCTGGTACATCTGATCCATGAGCTGGTGGCTGCGAAGATTGAGGACGATGCGCCTGTGGAAACTCGTCAGGCTGTTGAAGACTTCGTGGAATCCATCCGCAAGAGTGATGCAAAGGTTGTCTGGGATTACGAGGATAACAGCGACaaggaggatattgatgagGCGAGTCGAGTGCCGCTGTCAATGTCTACGGTGACCCGTCAAGTTGTTGATTTCTTCAGCCTTGCTTACGAAGGTGTCAATGATCTCTGGGCAAAGGAGGCACTTAACTGGGCAACTTCCTGTCCTGTCCGTCATCTTGCTTGTCGATCGTTCCAAATTTTCCGCTGCATCTCGACGTCGTTGGACTCTAGAATGCTTGCGGACATGCTTGCTCGTCTTTCCAACACCATTGCGGACGAGGAGGCTGACTACCAGACATTCTCCATGGAAATCCTTACGACGCTGAAGATTATAATCAGTTCTCTGTCGCCGGCTGATTTGCTGCGATATCCCCAGCTCTTCTGGACTACTTGCGCATGCTTGAACACGATTCACGAGACTGAGTTCATTGAAAGTATCGGCATGCTTGAGAAATTCATGGACAATATCGACATGAGCGATCCGGTAGTGGTAACACAGCTTATCGAGGGTCAACCTCCCAGATGGGAAGGTGGCTTTGATGGCCTTCAAAATCTGGTCTACAAGGGATTGAAGTCTTCAGAGTCTCTCAGTCGGACGTTGGATATCCTGCATCGGTTGAGTGGTCTTCCCAATAACCAACTTATTGGCGACGGATCTCGGTTGTTGTTTACTATCCTCGCCAACCTGGCCCATTTCCTCCATCAGTTCGATTCGGAGGTCGATGACCCGAAGACTCTTGCTCGTGCCACCATGTTGGCTCGCGTGGCAGAAAGCGAAAACTGTCCACGATTGGCAGCTTCGCTTCTAGGGTTCGCTAATGGGCAATACAAGGCAGAGGGCGATTTCCTGAACCATATCATTTCCGAGATCCGGTCGTATTACTTCCCGCGACAGGACGTTCACGGTCTGATATTCCTCATGGGCTTGTTGACCAACACGACCGACTGGTTCAGGATAAAGGTAATGAATGTCCTCTGTGCGTTGATACCGGACATTGATATGAGAAGGGGGGAGGTCACATGTCACGGACCTGATCTCATCTCGCCTCTCTTGCGTCTATTGCAGACGGATCTCTGCCCTCGGGCTCTGCAGGTCATGGATCATATCATGACTGTCTCGGGTAATCCCATGGAACGACATCATCTTCGGATGAGTATGgcgtcgtcttcgtcgtcacGGGCTATTCGCAAAGAATACGAGCGTATCCAGAGTTTGTATGGTATACCCGAGCCGACGGGCTGGTCGATCCCTATGCCTGCCACACAGTCAAGCATTACGCGACACAACGTCCACGCTGTGTTCTACACCTGCGCAGAGGTTGACCTCATGGAAGCGCAAGAAACCGCTCCTACTGAGGTGGAGTTCCACGCGGACGGATACAATGATTCGTTCTTTCCCATGCGGGCTGATACGATGAAGTCGATTGATACGCAAATGGATGGCAATATGGGGGACATTGTGTCGAAGCTGGACAGTCTGGACGATTTCTTTGAGGAGACAGAGACAATCAATTCGTCAATGACACCTGCTTCAGACACCATGTTGTCAGGGTTCTCAGGTAGTTATGTGGATACCAGCGAGAATCGCTACGATCAACAGACGGCACCTATTCTCCGCAAGTCTCTCGCGCGGACAGCCTCATCGTCGTCATTCCATAACGGCTTGGCTGAGTCTCGACCGCCGAACCTGCGCATCGATAGTAGCAACGTGACAAGCACGCCACCTCTCGCGCCTACTCAAGCATCACGTCCAGCCTCCCATGCTCGTTCCGTCACGTCCCCGGTAAACCATCTGTTCTCGCCAACATCCAACCCACAAAATCTGACCCCTTCCATCGGTTTCAACGAATCAGCTTTCTTCTCCGATGACGAGCCCGAAGAGAGTATGTCTGACATGGACGATCGCCTGATCATCAACAAACCGGCAATCTCGCATCCCCTGGGACCGCCAACACGGAGCGTGACAGACGGGTCACATTCCCTCGAGTCCATGATCAGAAGTGGAATGAGACGACTTACAGGTGGCGCCGTAACAAACCGCGAGAAGGAGCGTCAGCGCGAAATGATCCGCGCACAGCAACGCGCTATGGTGCAGACGATTGGGTCTCCGCGTGTGCCCAAGGTACCGGCTGAGTATCTGCCGAGCAATCCGACGTCGCCGGGACACTAG
- a CDS encoding haloacid dehalogenase superfamily protein (COG:S;~EggNog:ENOG410PJFG;~InterPro:IPR041492,IPR006439,IPR023198,IPR036412, IPR023214;~PFAM:PF00702,PF13419;~go_function: GO:0016787 - hydrolase activity [Evidence IEA]) encodes MASPSFPRVRACLFDMDGLLLDTEDKYTLVTNTILQEYGKPLLPWNIKAQLQGRPQPEASRIFHDWAKLPITPEEYLKKQATLQAKLFPESAPLPGVETLLARLASTKNSDNPVHLALATSSHSKNYQMKTEHLQELFDVFPASQKVLGDDTRIGKGRGKPLPDIYLLALETINTGLRVKGEEEVKPEECLVFEDAVPGVEAGRRAGMRVIWCPHPGLLEAYKGREEEVLAGLTGEHKEEEKTETEKEADVLKKGRLGDSGQVGTIGDGWAELVRSLVDFDYGKYGIQPVE; translated from the exons ATGGCATCACCGAG TTTTCCCCGTGTTCGAGCATGTCTCTTCGACATGGACGGCCTCCTCCTCGACACAGAGGATAAATACACCCTCGTCACAAACACAATCCTACAGGAATATGGCAAGCCCTTGCTCCCTTGGAACATCAAGGCACAATTACAGGGCCGGCCGCAGCCGGAG GCAAGCCGGATCTTCCACGACTGGGCCAAACTCCCCATAACCCCCGAAGAATACCTCAAAAAGCAAGCGACCCTCCAAGCCAAGCTCTTCCCCGAATCCGCGCCCCTCCCCGGCGTCGAGACCCTTCTCGCCAGACTAGCATCAACAAAGAACTCGGATAACCCGGTGCACCTCGCCCTCGCGACGTCCTCGCATAGCAAGAACTACCAGATGAAGACGGAGCATCTGCAGGAGTTGTTTGATGTTTTCCCGGCGTCGCAGAAGGTATTGGGCGATGATACGCGGATCGGGAAGGGACGGGGTAAACCGCTTCCGGATATTTATCTGCTTGCGCTGGAGACGATCAATACGGGGTTGAGGGTGAAGGGTGAGGAGGAGGTGAAGCCTGAGGAGTGTCTTGTTTTCGAGGATGCGGTGCCGGGTGTTGAGGCTGGGCGGAGAGCTGGGATGAGGGTTATTTGGTGTCCACATCCGGGTCTGCTGGAGGCGTATAAGGGCCGCGAAGAGGAGGTGTTGGCTGGGTTGACGGGGGAGCataaagaggaagagaagacggAGACGGAGAAGGAGGCGGACGTGTTGAAGAAGGGGCGGTTGGGGGATTCTGGGCAGGTCGGGACAATTGGGGATGGATGGGCTGAGTTGGTGAGGAGCTTGGTGGACTTTGATTATGGGAAATACGGGATTCAGCCCGTTGAGTAA